A single region of the Sphingobium sp. TKS genome encodes:
- a CDS encoding cytochrome b: protein MSFPWAEHYTPKHPAMQWIDEKLPLPRLVYNAVGAGYPVPRNLNYFWNFGVLAGLALMIQIVTGVIMAMHYGANAAVAFSTVEHTMRDVNAGWLMRYAHANGASFFFIVVYLHIFRGLYFGSYKAPREMVWLLGLVIFLLMMATAFMGYVLPWGQMSYWGAKVITGLFGAIPVVGEPIQTWLLGGFAPGNASLNRFFSLHFLLPFVIAAVVILHIWALHIPGSSNPTGVEVKGPQDTVPFHPYYTAKDGFGAGVFLIIFAILLFYAPNYLGHPDNYIEANPLSTPAHIVPEWYFWPFYAILRAFTVDFFFVPAKLLGVLAMFASILLLFFLPWLDTSGVRSGSYRPTFKKFFWILILDVFVLGYCGGAPAAEPYVMISQVAAAYYFAHFLIILPLISRFEKPLPLPNSITEAVLAKYGKTDGEPVAVPAE from the coding sequence ATGAGCTTTCCATGGGCTGAACATTATACTCCCAAGCATCCCGCGATGCAGTGGATCGACGAGAAGCTGCCGCTGCCGCGCCTCGTCTACAACGCCGTGGGCGCCGGCTATCCGGTGCCGCGCAACCTCAATTATTTCTGGAACTTCGGCGTGCTCGCCGGTCTGGCGCTGATGATCCAGATCGTCACCGGCGTGATCATGGCGATGCACTATGGCGCGAACGCTGCGGTTGCATTCAGCACCGTCGAACACACGATGCGCGACGTGAATGCGGGCTGGCTGATGCGCTACGCGCATGCCAATGGCGCCAGCTTCTTCTTCATCGTCGTCTATCTGCACATCTTCCGCGGTCTCTATTTCGGCTCCTACAAGGCGCCTCGCGAAATGGTGTGGCTGCTGGGCCTCGTGATCTTCCTCCTCATGATGGCGACCGCCTTCATGGGCTATGTGCTGCCCTGGGGTCAGATGTCCTACTGGGGGGCGAAGGTGATCACCGGCCTGTTCGGCGCGATTCCCGTGGTGGGCGAGCCGATCCAGACCTGGCTGCTCGGCGGTTTCGCGCCCGGCAACGCCTCGCTCAACCGCTTCTTCTCGCTGCACTTCCTGCTGCCCTTCGTGATCGCGGCGGTGGTGATCCTGCACATCTGGGCGCTGCACATTCCGGGCTCGTCCAACCCGACCGGCGTGGAAGTGAAGGGGCCGCAGGACACTGTGCCCTTCCACCCCTATTACACCGCGAAGGACGGCTTCGGGGCGGGCGTGTTCCTGATCATCTTCGCGATCCTGCTGTTCTATGCGCCGAACTATCTGGGGCACCCGGATAACTATATCGAGGCGAACCCGCTCTCGACGCCCGCGCATATCGTGCCGGAATGGTATTTCTGGCCCTTCTACGCGATCCTGCGCGCCTTCACCGTCGACTTCTTCTTCGTTCCGGCGAAGCTGCTGGGCGTGCTGGCGATGTTCGCGTCGATCCTGCTGCTCTTCTTCCTGCCCTGGCTTGACACCTCGGGCGTGCGTTCGGGCAGCTATCGCCCGACCTTCAAGAAGTTCTTCTGGATCCTGATCCTCGATGTATTTGTCCTGGGTTATTGCGGCGGCGCGCCGGCGGCGGAACCCTATGTGATGATCTCCCAGGTCGCTGCGGCTTATTATTTCGCGCACTTCCTGATCATCCTTCCGCTGATCTCGCGCTTTGAAAAGCCGCTGCCGTTGCCGAACTCGATCACCGAGGCGGTGCTGGCGAAATATGGCAAGACCGACGGCGAACCCGTCGCGGTTCCGGCCGAATAA
- a CDS encoding cytochrome c1 yields MVRIGAFLVGLFFAGWLLVSFLVGAVAYVTDPPAVTVEHEFHRDPKHVAFSFDGPFGKFDQAQLQRGFQVFKEVCSACHSLKFVAFRDLKGIGYNEAEIKAIAKQWAIKTPDVDPKTGEMSTRDPIPADYFPKPFANNVAAMAANNNAIPPDLSLMTKARHHGSAYVYSLLTGFQAQPAELLKEFPDAKTPEGLHFNPYFANLNLAMAPPLTADGQVTYGDGTKASVDQMAQDVAAFLTWTAEPKLENRRRAGLATIFFLLIATGLAYMAYQNIWADKKKAA; encoded by the coding sequence ATGGTTCGCATTGGCGCATTTCTCGTCGGCCTCTTTTTCGCTGGCTGGCTGTTGGTTTCCTTTCTGGTGGGCGCGGTGGCCTATGTCACCGATCCGCCGGCGGTCACGGTGGAACATGAATTCCACCGCGATCCCAAGCATGTCGCTTTCTCGTTCGACGGCCCCTTCGGCAAGTTCGACCAGGCGCAGCTCCAGCGCGGGTTTCAGGTCTTCAAGGAGGTCTGCTCGGCCTGTCACAGCCTGAAGTTCGTGGCTTTCCGCGACCTCAAGGGCATTGGCTATAACGAGGCGGAGATCAAGGCGATCGCCAAGCAGTGGGCGATCAAGACCCCCGACGTCGATCCCAAGACGGGCGAGATGTCGACCCGCGATCCGATCCCGGCGGATTATTTCCCCAAGCCCTTCGCCAACAATGTCGCGGCGATGGCGGCGAACAATAACGCGATCCCGCCGGATTTGTCGCTGATGACCAAGGCCCGCCACCATGGCAGCGCCTATGTCTATTCGCTGCTGACGGGCTTCCAGGCGCAGCCGGCTGAGTTGCTGAAGGAATTCCCCGACGCCAAGACGCCGGAGGGGCTGCACTTCAACCCCTATTTCGCCAACCTGAACTTGGCCATGGCGCCGCCGCTGACGGCCGATGGTCAGGTGACCTATGGCGACGGCACCAAGGCGTCGGTCGACCAGATGGCGCAGGACGTCGCGGCCTTCCTGACCTGGACGGCCGAACCCAAGCTGGAAAACCGCCGCCGCGCGGGTCTGGCGACGATCTTCTTCCTGCTGATCGCGACGGGCTTGGCTTATATGGCCTATCAGAATATCTGGGCGGACAAGAAAAAGGCCGCCTGA
- a CDS encoding adenine phosphoribosyltransferase, whose amino-acid sequence MSADSLAALVRTIPDFPKPGIQFRDITTLLADGAGLAELVERMAAVARPLDPAFIVGIEARGFILGAALAHALGVGFVPVRKKGKLPGKTVGIDYVLEYGTDRLELHEGQIPDGARVVLVDDLIATGGTALAAAQLVREQGATVLMALFAIDLPDLGGMAALEADGVASAAIIAFEGH is encoded by the coding sequence ATGAGCGCTGACAGTCTGGCGGCCCTGGTCCGCACCATCCCCGACTTCCCCAAGCCCGGCATCCAGTTCCGGGACATCACGACCCTGCTGGCGGACGGGGCCGGTCTGGCAGAACTGGTGGAGCGCATGGCGGCGGTCGCCCGGCCGCTCGATCCGGCGTTCATCGTGGGGATCGAGGCGCGGGGTTTCATTCTGGGCGCGGCGTTGGCCCATGCGCTGGGGGTGGGATTCGTGCCCGTCCGCAAGAAAGGCAAGCTGCCCGGCAAAACCGTCGGCATCGATTATGTGCTGGAATATGGCACCGACAGGCTGGAACTGCATGAAGGGCAGATTCCGGATGGCGCGCGGGTGGTGCTGGTGGACGATCTGATCGCGACCGGCGGCACCGCGCTCGCGGCGGCTCAACTGGTCCGTGAGCAGGGTGCGACCGTGTTGATGGCGCTTTTTGCCATCGATCTGCCCGATCTGGGTGGCATGGCGGCGCTGGAAGCGGACGGCGTGGCGTCTGCGGCGATCATTGCCTTTGAAGGGCATTGA
- a CDS encoding 5'-methylthioadenosine/S-adenosylhomocysteine nucleosidase (Enables the cleavage of the glycosidic bond in both 5'-methylthioadenosine and S-adenosylhomocysteine): MIANKRVLFVMAVEDEYGPHLKARFDPLMIGVGPVEAALSTGLALQRLNQDQSLPDLVVSLGSAGSRNCTLGEVYQVASVSWRDMDASRLGFPKGVTPFSDHPVDMPLHTPLELRAARLSTGANIVGGEDYAAIDADMVDMETFAVVRACQRFGVPVMGLRGISDGPGELGDMLGWTQLLALLDERLAKAVDMLEGALGG, translated from the coding sequence ATGATCGCGAACAAGCGGGTTCTGTTCGTGATGGCGGTCGAGGATGAATATGGGCCTCATCTCAAGGCACGATTCGATCCGTTGATGATCGGGGTCGGCCCGGTGGAAGCGGCGCTCAGCACCGGGCTGGCGCTCCAGCGGCTGAACCAGGATCAGTCCTTGCCGGATCTCGTCGTTTCGCTGGGTTCGGCGGGATCGCGCAACTGCACTTTAGGGGAGGTGTATCAGGTCGCCAGCGTGTCCTGGCGGGACATGGATGCCTCCCGCCTCGGCTTTCCCAAGGGAGTCACGCCTTTTTCGGATCATCCGGTCGACATGCCGCTGCATACGCCGCTGGAACTGCGCGCTGCCCGGCTCTCCACGGGAGCGAATATCGTGGGTGGGGAGGATTATGCCGCGATCGATGCCGACATGGTCGACATGGAAACCTTTGCGGTGGTCCGCGCCTGCCAGCGCTTCGGAGTGCCGGTGATGGGGCTGCGGGGCATTTCCGATGGCCCCGGCGAACTGGGCGACATGCTGGGATGGACCCAATTGCTGGCGCTGCTGGACGAGCGCCTGGCGAAAGCGGTGGACATGCTGGAGGGCGCGCTTGGAGGGTAG
- a CDS encoding class I mannose-6-phosphate isomerase, translating into MTTTRLLTHLVEKPWGRTDIPSAIASTEGKRIGEVWFSPPKEAGQARPLPLLVKYIFTSEKLSVQVHPNDAQAQKQGLAGGKSECWYILDAEPDARLGIGLTRDLPVQELRTAALDGKIEALMDWKAVSAGSFYYIPAGTVHTIGGGVTLVEIQQNNDVTYRLYDYGRPRELHLDEAMAVSIATPHAMPDRIVPITAEETLVASSDAPFILDMVQGKAGTVRQIEGKMLWFIPLAGSGTIDGQAWRQGECWLIEGTADLAIDTGMSALLARLP; encoded by the coding sequence ATGACCACGACCCGCCTTCTCACTCACTTGGTCGAAAAACCCTGGGGCCGCACCGACATCCCCTCCGCCATCGCCTCGACCGAAGGCAAGCGCATCGGCGAAGTCTGGTTCTCGCCGCCAAAGGAGGCCGGTCAGGCCAGGCCACTGCCGCTGCTGGTCAAATATATCTTCACCAGCGAGAAGCTGTCGGTGCAGGTTCACCCCAATGATGCGCAGGCGCAGAAACAAGGGCTGGCGGGCGGCAAGTCCGAATGCTGGTATATTTTGGACGCGGAGCCCGATGCACGGCTAGGCATCGGCCTGACACGCGACCTGCCGGTGCAGGAACTGCGCACCGCCGCCCTGGACGGCAAAATCGAAGCGCTGATGGACTGGAAGGCGGTGAGCGCAGGCAGCTTTTATTATATCCCCGCCGGTACGGTGCATACGATCGGCGGCGGTGTGACCCTGGTGGAAATACAGCAGAATAACGACGTGACCTACCGCCTTTACGACTATGGCCGTCCGCGCGAACTGCATCTGGACGAGGCGATGGCCGTCAGCATCGCCACGCCCCATGCGATGCCGGACCGCATCGTTCCGATCACTGCGGAAGAGACGCTGGTCGCAAGCTCCGATGCGCCCTTCATCCTGGACATGGTGCAGGGCAAGGCAGGAACCGTCCGGCAGATCGAGGGCAAGATGCTGTGGTTCATTCCGCTGGCGGGCTCCGGCACGATCGATGGGCAGGCTTGGCGGCAGGGCGAATGCTGGCTGATCGAAGGGACTGCCGACCTTGCCATCGACACCGGCATGAGCGCGCTGCTTGCCCGCCTGCCCTGA
- a CDS encoding ROK family protein — MLAGVELGGTKVFVLRARGRTILGREIIPTTTPADTLSRAVAILERWHAETPFAAIGIGSFGPLRLDRRAPDFGFMLPTPKPDWAGADIFGTLTAPFDCPAAIDTDVNGAALAESRWGAGAQADGPSDSLCYITIGTGVGGGFAFNGRTVHGAMHPEIGHIRVPRAPGDRFAGSCPFHGDCIEGLVSGPALAKRFGVPGHEIDAADPRWDDVANDIAHLVSTILLSTAARQVLIGGGVGMGRVDLLNRIREKVVAQLGGYLPHVDSDSVSRIVTAPLLGDQAGPLGTVALAMDALEGAGIN; from the coding sequence ATGCTGGCCGGGGTCGAACTCGGGGGAACCAAGGTCTTCGTGCTGCGCGCACGCGGCAGGACGATATTGGGCCGGGAGATAATTCCCACCACGACCCCCGCAGACACGCTATCCAGGGCCGTCGCGATCCTGGAGCGCTGGCATGCCGAGACGCCCTTCGCAGCGATCGGGATCGGCAGCTTCGGTCCGCTTCGTCTGGACCGCCGCGCGCCCGATTTCGGCTTCATGCTGCCAACGCCCAAGCCCGATTGGGCAGGCGCGGATATTTTCGGCACGTTGACCGCGCCTTTCGATTGCCCCGCCGCGATCGATACCGACGTCAACGGCGCCGCGCTGGCGGAATCGCGATGGGGAGCAGGCGCGCAAGCCGATGGGCCATCCGACAGCCTGTGCTACATCACCATCGGCACCGGCGTGGGCGGGGGTTTCGCCTTCAACGGCCGCACGGTCCATGGCGCCATGCATCCGGAAATCGGCCATATCCGCGTGCCCCGCGCTCCAGGCGACCGCTTCGCAGGCAGTTGCCCCTTCCATGGCGACTGCATCGAGGGGCTGGTGTCCGGCCCCGCACTCGCCAAACGCTTCGGCGTTCCAGGCCATGAAATCGATGCCGCCGATCCGCGCTGGGATGATGTGGCGAACGATATCGCGCATCTGGTTTCGACCATCCTGCTCAGCACTGCGGCCCGCCAGGTGCTGATCGGGGGCGGCGTCGGCATGGGGCGGGTCGATCTGCTGAATCGGATCCGCGAAAAGGTCGTCGCCCAGCTTGGAGGCTATTTGCCGCATGTCGACAGCGACAGCGTCAGTCGAATCGTTACCGCGCCGCTGCTGGGCGATCAGGCCGGCCCTCTGGGCACGGTGGCCTTGGCCATGGATGCGTTGGAGGGGGCGGGGATCAATTGA
- a CDS encoding glycosyltransferase family 2 protein — translation MPSNRTETYPTASPGLWLKLCIHFDAFLASPRGYSMAAWWRLRRKRLRSHSQFARLLGGSRRAYDMWLSLEEKNALPPANCDAGPPILALVEVGAGKRELEKTLLNLSAEGVRALVIGSMDVPSLVEAARQIHWEGEPWLLPMAAGDQLARGAMQTYRTATDGTDARIVYADDDLLNGKGRRTAPHFKPDWNSELFHYFDYLTGACILRSSRQELEAVAEAPDWARQLVTRKVGEADPLHVRKILHHRGSRPRPQVPAVPCQVKGELPCVTVIVPTRNRLDLLQTCLKGIAATDYPDVEVIVVDNDSDDPQTLAFLAGLDLPRHRVLRHAGAFNYSAINNRAVGEARGQLLCLLNNDIEVIEPMWLATMAAQALRADVGAVGARLLYPDGRIQHAGVVIGVGNAAGHAHRFLKPDEEGYFYRHALPQFTTAVTAACLVVSRERFLATGGLDECNFPVAFNDVDLCMRLNQRGWQSLYEPRATLIHHESVSRGFDRDPVGAARFAGELAALQRSWGTAKVVDPFHHPELSRASERFVVGL, via the coding sequence ATGCCGTCGAACAGGACAGAAACCTACCCAACCGCAAGTCCCGGCCTCTGGTTGAAGCTGTGCATCCATTTCGATGCCTTCCTTGCTTCGCCGCGGGGCTATTCGATGGCTGCCTGGTGGCGCCTGCGTCGAAAGCGGCTGCGCTCTCATAGCCAGTTTGCGCGGCTGCTCGGAGGCTCGCGCCGAGCCTACGACATGTGGTTATCATTGGAGGAGAAGAACGCCCTTCCTCCGGCGAATTGCGATGCGGGGCCGCCGATCCTAGCTCTTGTTGAGGTCGGAGCGGGTAAGCGGGAACTGGAGAAAACCCTCCTTAACCTATCTGCTGAGGGCGTGCGGGCGCTAGTGATTGGTTCCATGGACGTGCCCTCCCTTGTGGAGGCAGCCCGACAAATCCATTGGGAGGGTGAGCCTTGGTTGCTGCCTATGGCAGCTGGCGATCAGCTCGCGCGGGGAGCGATGCAAACTTACCGAACCGCCACTGACGGTACGGATGCGCGGATCGTATACGCCGATGATGATCTTCTGAACGGGAAAGGGCGCCGAACCGCGCCGCATTTCAAGCCAGATTGGAACAGCGAGCTATTCCACTATTTCGACTATCTGACTGGCGCTTGTATCTTGCGCTCCTCGCGTCAGGAGTTGGAGGCGGTTGCCGAGGCACCTGACTGGGCGCGGCAGCTGGTAACGCGCAAAGTGGGGGAGGCGGATCCTCTGCATGTTCGAAAAATTCTGCACCATCGCGGGAGCCGTCCTCGTCCTCAGGTCCCTGCAGTTCCTTGCCAAGTGAAGGGGGAGCTACCGTGCGTCACTGTCATCGTGCCTACGCGCAATCGACTGGACCTGTTGCAGACCTGTCTGAAGGGGATAGCGGCGACTGACTATCCCGATGTCGAGGTGATCGTCGTAGACAATGACAGCGATGATCCGCAGACTCTTGCGTTTCTCGCCGGCCTCGACCTGCCCCGCCATCGGGTACTGCGCCATGCGGGTGCATTTAACTATTCCGCGATCAACAATCGCGCTGTGGGAGAGGCGCGGGGGCAACTGCTGTGCCTCCTTAACAACGATATCGAGGTGATTGAACCCATGTGGCTGGCGACGATGGCTGCCCAGGCCTTGAGGGCGGATGTCGGAGCTGTGGGTGCGCGGCTGCTTTATCCAGATGGGCGGATCCAACATGCCGGTGTCGTGATCGGTGTGGGAAATGCGGCAGGTCATGCCCATCGTTTTCTCAAGCCGGATGAAGAAGGCTATTTCTATCGCCACGCGCTTCCGCAGTTCACCACAGCGGTGACGGCCGCTTGTCTGGTTGTATCGCGCGAGCGCTTCCTTGCGACGGGTGGTCTAGACGAGTGCAATTTTCCTGTTGCCTTCAATGACGTGGATCTTTGCATGCGGCTCAATCAGCGAGGCTGGCAGTCGCTCTATGAACCGCGTGCGACGCTGATTCACCATGAATCGGTTTCACGCGGCTTCGATCGTGACCCAGTCGGAGCGGCCAGATTCGCGGGGGAGCTTGCGGCGCTTCAACGGTCGTGGGGAACGGCGAAGGTCGTTGATCCATTCCATCACCCTGAACTCAGCCGTGCGAGCGAACGTTTTGTGGTGGGGCTGTAG
- a CDS encoding DUF5672 family protein, whose product MAALPSRRLALPQVTLCAVTSVNVPATLRALELCLAQIDFAACKLLTDAPVRPDHPEISVIPISRLDSSAAYSEFVLSRMVDYVATSHCLIVQWDGHVLDAARWRPEFLDYDYIGASWPQFDDGHDVGNGGFSLRSRCLLEACLHPRFSASHPEDLAIGRANRSWLEGEGMRFAPRALADLFATERNGDLERSFGYHGVWNMPRAIGMEAFWRVYRGLDDRGTIKHDLTSILNDVRHGPGGFLRMVRMIVDYVKQYTGSKATVVTHSLLKPSSRRRDNL is encoded by the coding sequence GTGGCGGCGTTACCCTCCAGACGACTCGCTTTGCCACAAGTGACGCTGTGCGCGGTCACCTCGGTCAACGTGCCGGCAACGTTACGGGCGCTCGAATTATGTTTGGCCCAGATCGATTTCGCTGCTTGCAAGCTGTTAACTGACGCCCCCGTAAGGCCTGATCATCCCGAAATTTCCGTCATCCCCATCTCTCGGCTCGACTCCTCCGCAGCCTATTCCGAATTTGTTCTGTCGCGGATGGTGGATTATGTGGCCACTTCCCATTGCCTGATAGTCCAGTGGGATGGTCATGTGCTCGACGCAGCAAGATGGCGTCCTGAGTTTCTCGATTATGACTATATCGGCGCGAGTTGGCCGCAGTTCGATGATGGCCATGATGTAGGCAATGGCGGCTTTTCCCTTCGCAGCCGGTGCCTGCTTGAGGCTTGCCTCCATCCGAGGTTCAGCGCGTCCCATCCCGAGGATCTTGCTATCGGGCGCGCCAATCGCTCTTGGCTCGAAGGGGAAGGGATGCGCTTTGCTCCACGTGCGCTTGCCGACTTGTTCGCCACCGAGCGAAATGGCGATTTGGAAAGGAGCTTTGGCTATCATGGCGTGTGGAACATGCCTCGCGCAATCGGCATGGAGGCTTTCTGGCGGGTTTATCGAGGTCTTGATGACCGTGGAACGATAAAGCATGATCTCACCAGCATTTTGAACGATGTCCGGCATGGCCCTGGCGGTTTCTTGCGCATGGTGAGGATGATTGTGGACTACGTGAAGCAGTACACCGGATCCAAAGCAACTGTGGTAACCCACAGTCTGCTGAAGCCATCCAGCAGAAGGCGTGACAATCTGTGA
- a CDS encoding phytanoyl-CoA dioxygenase family protein → MTNPLPGLPLIESPLFPVLKAEQGLNAEEEGIAASLYEKGYAVFDFPDADLDARIDRIKRNLSPRYGIDFDDPQSDKTIGERRIQDAWAVNEDVRAIAANEAVLDLLSKLYGRRAFPFQTLNFPVGTQQDAHSDSVHFSSLPERFMCGVWLAMEDVGPDAGPLLYYPGSHRWPIMSNALIGRRGYGGDLSSAQDPYGPAWRALCEVHDAKEEVFLAHKGQALIWCANLLHGGSRQADHRLTRWSQVTHYYFDDCIYYTPAFSDEALGRLALRELASISDGQPRISHYQGEDVRAPPPERKAKGRSIWRKLKRVMSSAF, encoded by the coding sequence GTGACCAACCCATTACCTGGTTTACCGCTGATCGAGTCTCCGCTGTTTCCCGTGCTCAAGGCAGAGCAAGGGCTAAATGCTGAGGAAGAGGGGATCGCCGCCAGCCTGTACGAAAAGGGCTACGCGGTGTTCGATTTTCCGGACGCGGATCTCGATGCGCGAATTGATCGGATTAAGCGCAATTTGTCACCTCGTTACGGGATCGATTTCGACGATCCTCAAAGCGACAAAACGATAGGCGAACGCCGCATCCAGGATGCTTGGGCCGTCAACGAAGATGTTCGTGCTATTGCCGCAAACGAGGCGGTGCTGGATCTACTGAGTAAGCTATATGGGCGTCGTGCCTTTCCATTTCAGACACTCAACTTCCCGGTCGGCACGCAACAGGATGCCCACTCAGACTCCGTGCATTTTTCGAGCCTGCCGGAACGATTTATGTGCGGGGTATGGCTGGCCATGGAGGATGTCGGTCCCGATGCAGGGCCGTTACTCTATTATCCCGGATCTCATCGCTGGCCGATCATGTCGAATGCGCTGATTGGGCGGCGGGGTTATGGGGGCGATCTGAGTTCGGCACAGGATCCTTACGGACCGGCTTGGCGCGCACTGTGTGAAGTTCATGACGCAAAGGAGGAAGTTTTCTTGGCACACAAGGGGCAGGCGCTGATCTGGTGCGCGAACCTGCTGCATGGTGGCAGCCGCCAGGCTGATCATCGTTTGACGCGCTGGTCACAGGTGACGCATTATTATTTCGATGATTGCATCTATTACACGCCAGCCTTTTCCGACGAAGCGCTGGGAAGGCTGGCTCTGCGCGAACTGGCATCAATCAGCGATGGCCAGCCACGGATAAGCCATTATCAGGGAGAAGATGTCAGGGCGCCGCCGCCTGAAAGGAAGGCCAAGGGCCGGTCCATCTGGCGGAAACTGAAGCGGGTCATGTCGTCTGCCTTTTAG